Below is a genomic region from Ancylothrix sp. D3o.
TTTACCACTTCGCATTGCTTGGTAATGTTGCCTTGAAGAAAGCAAGGAAATTTCCAACAACGAACGCTCATACAAATCCTGCATCCGTTGACCCACATCTGACAACTGGCTAACTTGATGCAGCAAATTATCCAAAAATTGCCGCAAACGCTCTTGATCTTGTTCTAAACTGTTGCGGTTAACAACCAATTCCCCCACCAAGTTGCTGAGGTTATCAAGTTGCTTAATTGGCACCCGCATGGTTTGCTCGACAAAAGATTTTTGCTTTTTGCCGGCCACCGAACCACTACCTGTAACAGGTTTTTGAGCTATTCTGCTTCCTGGCAAGGATTTTTCGGCCCCGCGCAGTAGTTCGTGGAGGTCTGCAAATTCGTCGGTTTCCATTCCGTCGGAGTCGGAGAGGCTCTCCATAAACGCTTCTTGTGATTCGTTTGTTTGGGCAGGAAAAATAATTTGGGGTAGTGTCGGTTGGGGGGCTGCCGGTGGTATGGATGGCCGGTCTAGGAGGGCTTCCAATTCCGTAAATAAGGTAGCCGGATCATTGTTCTGGCTGTCAAAAAATGCTTCTGTGCAGGGTTGTTCTAAAAGTGCTTCGAGCAATAAAAACGAAGCAGTTTCTGTTGATTTGGAATTTTTTTCTTTTGATTTTGGCTCTATTACAGGTTCGGATACTGGGATAACTGGGGTTGGTTTTTGGGCCGGTGCTGCTTTTGAAGATAAAGGCGCTGTTGTTTCCTGAGCAGGTTCTAATTCCCCCATTAATTCATCAAATGTCAGTTCTTCCTCAAAGATAATTTCCTGATTATTTTTAGGTTGTACTTCTTCTAAAAATTTCCGAGAATTCTTTGTTTTATTTCCTGTTAATAATGTATCAACAAAGAAAAGCGAACCAAAATCATCTGACTGAAGACTATCTGTAGTGCTGGCAGTGGCTTCGCCGGCATCCGACTCAAATACTAAATCTAACTCTTCATCAAATAAAGAATCAGCATCAATTATTACCCCCCCATCATCGCTGCCAAAAAGTTCATCGCTCAGAGAATTTTCTGCCGTATTCTCACTAATTTTTTCCTCAAACAACTCATTAAAAGAGTTATCAAAAGAAGAAGTTTCCTCAGCAAACAAATCCTCCTCACCGTTAAGGTCGGAAGTGGGGATTTGTGAGTTTGCAGTTGGGAGGTTGTCGGTAGGGGGGGTTTTTTCTTCTTTTAATTCCCTCCTCTCCACTCCTTCCTGATTGTGCTTGTTTTCTAATTCTGGAAGGTCGGCAAAAAGAGCATCTAAATCATCTGATTGGCTCTGGAGAGAACTATCTGCCAGGGCGGGAGAATTTTGCGGAGGCGTTTGGAAAAATATGGCATCAAAGTCATCATCATTATTGGTTTTCGGCTCAAATTCTTCTTCAAAAAGCGAAGCGCTATCCAGTTCAAGGTCGCCCCATTCAGCTTTGATTTCTTCTAAGTCTACTGAAAGTGAAGAAGCTGCTGTCTCGGAAAAATCGCCAATAGAGAGAAGCTCACTTAAGTCTAGGGAGCTATCAGAATCAACAGCGTTTTTTGTGTTAGTTGAATTGAAATTAGATGTTTCTGGTTTCGTTATATTGTCTTTTTGATCAAACAGAGTTTCAAAGTCTAGGGAAGTATCGGTATTGAGAGCCGTTGGCGGATTTACGGGGGAGGTTTCGCTTTCGGGGGTATTCCACAGTTCTTCCCATTCCATTGTTTTTTGTGAATCTTGATTGATTACGGAGTTTTGTGGGTTTATTGGGGCTGGTGAGTCTTCATCTGCGTCGTTGCCGGCAAACAAGGCTTCCAAGTCATCCGCGCTTTCTTGCATAGAAAATAAATCGGGGTGGTTACGTCGTCGGGTGCCGGTTGTTGGGCTGTCGGTTGTGGAGTGAGGTGTTTCGGTTTGGTTCCAGTTGTCTTCGTTGAGCAGGGAGTCTCCAAATAAGTTATTAAGTTCATCAACCGAGGTGATTTCTTCAATATGGTTGCCGGTGTCTTCCTCAAAGAGGAGGTCTGCAAAATCCGAGTCTAATTCCTCTGAGGAAGATGCGCCGAGGGAGGCGGACTGAGTTAAGTGTGAAAGTTCTTGGCGCTTGGGAGAGTCGATAATTTCTTCAGCTTCCCAGGTGCTATCTAACTCTGGGGCTTCGCCTTCAAATAAATCAGCTAAACTGGTGAGTTCTGCCATACCGACTTCGGGGCCAACTGTACGGGAACGCTTTCCGCTGTTGACTGCTGGGGCGTTGCGCGTTGAGGGGGCTGGGTTTTTTGAGGTGCCGGCTTTTTGGGAGGCCGGTGTAGCTGGTTCTGATGAGTTGTTATGGTTGGGCTGTTGGGGTAACATAGCAAAACTTGTGGCTGTGTTTTTGGATTTGTGGTTTTTTGAGTCTGGCTTTTCTGGGTTTTTGTGAGAGCCGTTGGTTATTGTTTGGGGAGGCTGGAGAATTTGGAGGTTGTTGCTGATGGCGATCTGGTTAGTTTTGCCTGCCAGAACAAATTCTTGGGCTTGCTTGATGTCTCTGATAATGACAGGGGCGAGGCTAGAGAAGGTATGTTTGGGATCGTTGATCGCCTGTCGCGCTGCTTCGATCAGGTCGCACCAGGGTTGTAGTTCAAACTGTTCGCCGGCTGCGATCAATCGGTGGCAAATGTCTTGAAGTTTTTTTCGGGTTTGTGAGGTTGGTTGCTGTTTGAAAAGTTCCAGCATTTCCCGCAACCCTTGGGGTACATCACTTTGAAAAATCAGTTGCAGGGCGCTAACTTCAAGATTTTCGTTGAGATATGGCGTAGGGGTTTTGAGGCTGGCGGCGGAGGGTTGGAGAGTGGGGATATTTTGAGGGGATTTTGGAGAAGTGAGACGAGAATCAGATGTGCTGACAAGGCTTTTGAGGTGGTGGGTAATTTCGGCGATAGTTGGCTCAACGTTTGCCATCAGCGGTGCCGTGACTTCCGGCGTTTCTCCAGCCCCTGTTTGGATTTGTTCGAGCAATGCTTGCATGGCGTCGAAGACTTTGAGAAAGAGGGTTTCTAGTTTTTGGTCTACGACGACAGGACACTCCTCAAGAATTTTAAAACAGTCCTCGAACAGATGAGCGGTGGTTTTGATTGCAGTCAGACCGAGCATGGCGGCGCCGCCTTTGACAGAGTGGGCAGCGCGGAAGACTTCTTTAACGATTTCTGGGTCTTCGATGGTTGCTTGCAAATTTAGTAAGCCGTGTTCGATGGTATTGAGGTGTTCTTTTGCTTCCTCAATAAAGTAGCCCATGATTCGTTGTTGTTGTTCCGGCAGCATAGGGCAGGGTAAACGACTTTGGTGGATTTGAAAAAGGGCGGCGCACAGCCTTTTCAAGTCTTGGCAGCGCGGTGATTTTGAGGAGGCGTGGGGAGGGGTTGTTTGTTTTGTTGCCCATCCCCGCGTCTAACTAGCGGTCGGTGGTGTCTACGCGGAAACGTTCTACGGAGGTGAGCAAGTCGCGGGCAACTCCTACCAAGTTTTGCAAGGCTCCTGAGACTCTTTGGGCTTCTTGGGAGGTTTCTTGGGCTGTGAGTTCGACGGCCTGCATAACTTGGGCAACGGCGCGGGAAGTTTCGGTTTGTTCGACGGTATCGGCGGTGATGGAACGCACCAAAACGTCGATCCGCTGGGCAACTTGGATGATTTCGTCGAGGGAGCGTTTGGCTTGTTCGGCCAATCGAGTGCCGTGCAAGACTTGCTGCGTGCCTTCCTCCATTGCGGTCATTACCTGGCCGGTTTCACTTTGGATCTGCATCACGATTTGCTCGATCTCTTTAAGTGATTTGGCTGAGCGGTCGGCAAGCTGACGCACTTCGTCGGCAACAATGGCGAAGCCTCGACCGGCCTCACCGGCACGGGCGGCCTCAATACTGGCGTTGAGGGCGAGTAGGTTGGTGCGGGAGGCGATTTGAGAAATCAAGGCGACAATTTTAGAAATTTCTTGAGAAGATTCGGCTAATCGCTTGACTTTTCGAGTTGTTTCTGCTACGTTTTCTCGAATTTCTAAAATCCCTGCTACGGTTTGTTCGACCGCTTCCCCGCCTTTGATGGCGGTAGCTGAGGCCAGACGGGCGACTTCTTCGGCTTCGCGGGCGCTGTCGGCCACACGCTGAATCGAGTCTGTCATCACCTGAACCGAGTTAAGGGTTGCAGCCAGTTCTTCGGCTTGGCGCAAGGCATCCGAGGCTAAACTGCGGGCGAAAGATTCACTATCGGCGGAGCCTTTGGTCACTTGGCGAGCGGCGAGTTTCACCTGCATAACAATTTCTCGCAGGTTTTGAATTGTGAGGTTAAAGGAGTCGGCGACGGCTCCGAGAACGTCGGCGGTGACTTCGGCTTGAACGGTGAGGTCGCCTCGCGCTGCTCCTTCTACGTCGTCTAGCAGGCGGATAACTTGTCTTTGCAGGTCTTCTTTGGCTTGTTCTTGTTCTTCGGCTTTGCGTTGAGCTTCACTGGTGGTGGTGAAGATGATCCGGGCCATTGAATTAAATTTCGTGGCCAATGCTCCAAATTCATCTTCCGACAGTACGGTAGCACGAGCCCCCAGGTTGCCTTGGGAGACGGCTTCAAATTGCGATTGGAGGTCGTCGGTTGAACGTTTGATCTGCCGCGAAGTTAGTTGTCCGATGCCTAGTGTTGTTAGCCCAGAGGCGACCCCAGCCGCTAGGGACATGGCGGCATTTTTTAACTGCGGTATGGGGTAGATCATGGCGGAGGTGTAACTCACTGCGGCGGTGGCGATCATGGTGACGGCGGCGCCGGTGAGGGCTGTCCACAGTTGTTTTGTGGGCAGGGGTGCGTTTTCAAAGAATGCTAACCACCCTTGTTCGTGGGTGACGGTTGGCTCTATTGATTGATCAGGTTGGGCGAAGGTGGGAACCGGCTCGCTTGTGCCGGCAATGCTGAAGATTTCGTCGTCTCGGATCAATGAGCCGTCGGTGAGGTCGCTGTTAAAGCCTGAGTTTTTGCTTGGCCGGGGTGTGGGTAGGCTTTTGCCGCTAAAGTTGAAACCGGCAGGAGAGGGACTGGTAGCGCCGGTGGAGTCTTCGGATAAGTCAAAGTCAGGGATTATTCCACCGTAGTCGTCGAAATCTTCAAATTCATCTAGGTATTCAAAGCTGTCTGGGCTGGCTCCTTTCTGGTTGTTGGGAGTTGTTATAAATTCGCTGCCTAGGGAGGCTTCGCTGAAGGGATCTTCTTCGTAGTCTCCGCTATCGAACGCATCGAACTCATGGCGCTGCCGGTGGCCGTTATAGCCGTTGTTTTTCTGCGTTGGCGTGTAGGTGGCTCCCAAGGCGCGGTAGTCGTTGCTGCTTCCGTTTTCTCCGTTATGGCTGTGCAAGTCTGAGTTGGTTTCGGCAAAGTAGTCTACGCCGGCTGCTTGCAGTTTTTCTGCTCCCATCAACAAGGTGGCGTCTTCTGAAAAGGCGGCGTTTTTTGTTGGAAACCGCTTGCCTTGCTCTTGGTGACTGGCTTGTTCTTGCAATAAGGAGGCTGTTGTTGAGTCGGTTGAATCGATTTCGCCGGCAAAAGGATCAGAAAAGTCTGTGTTGCTTTCTGTGGCTTTTTGCCACGCGCTTTCTAGGGCTTCGTTATTGTTTGCGCTTTCTGGCCATTCTAGTTCCCCAAAGGCGTCGTCTAGGTCATCAAAGGCTTCTCCTCCATCAAAACTACCGTTTCCAAAGTAGTTGTCTTGGTTATAGCCGTTGAGATCGTTTTCTTCGGGAGCGATAAAGATGTTATTGCCGTTGTTTAATGTGGCTTCTGGGTTCGGTTTGGTTGTGTTGCCGTAGCCAACCTTTTGGTCGCTTGTTGCTACGGGCGGTGCAAAGTCTTCTCTGCTGTCTATTTCTTCCAACGAAGGCATTTCTTCTAGGCTTAAAAAGTCTGGGAGGTCTGTTCCTAGAAACCCGTCTTCATCGTTGCTGTCTTGATTTCCAAAATGGTTTTCTTGATAGTTAAAGAGATCACTTTCTTGATAGTCAGCGATTTCGTTGCCATGAAGGGCAAAGGGGTCTTGAATGTCTTGGTTGCTGTTGTTGTCTGAGATCAAGTTATGATCTGTGCTGTATTCAGATTCGCTTTCATTTAAAAAGGGATTGCCATATTCTCCGCTTTCTAATTCTTCTGAACCCACCAAATCAAAACTGTTGCCTTCTAATTCGCTAAGATCAAAATCTCCCAGTTCGTCTAGGGCTTCGGTGTTGAGGGTGTTGTTTGTTTGAGAATTTTGCTCAAAGGCATCTAGTGCTGGTATGTTGTCTATTTCTGAGCTTTCGTTGTAGGCATTTGGCTCTTCAAAAAAGGCCATTTCATCAAAGTTGACTTCTTGGCTGTTTTCGAGAAATTGATTTGTGTGGGCTAGTCCTTGGTTAGCTAGGTCTGTATAGTCTGGTTCTGATGTTAGGTGCAGGACGGCTTCGTATTCTTCTCTGGCTTGTTCGTATTGGTTAAAAACATAGCAGTAGATGTTGCCACGCAGTAGCCTAACGCTGTAGTCTTCTGGCTGCTCTTGGACTAAGCGATCCAAAATGACTGCTGCTTCTTCGTAATTTCCGTCTGTATAGGCCGCTTGGGCCTTTTCGTATTCCTGTGAGTAGTCTGTTGTTGGTGCCATGCAACCTCCCCCTGCCCCCGCGCTTGTATCTTTTTCGTTCTTGGATTTTAAATTTGAATGTGAATATAAAATCTTTAATCTTTATATTCTCAAAATTTTATTTTTTTATGTCGCCCAGCGAGCTGAACGCAAAATTTTGACTTGATCTAGTAACCGCAAAACTCGTTCGCTTTCGCCACTCAATACCCACTGACCGTCTAGAAAGGGTTCCATACTGTCTGGGGCGTTGGTTCTCCTTATGAGTTGTGCGGTGTCTAGCCAATCCATCCCTACGATGCGATCAACAGCTAACCCCAGTATAGTGTCTTGGTCTTCTACTGCAATGACTGGTAGTTCAGGCCGATCTGTGTTTAAAGGGGTGGTATCTCCTAAAAATTGTCCGAGATCGGCTACCCAAATTACTCTTCCTCGCACGTTTAGTGTTCCCAAAAGTAAGGAGGATACGTTGGGGATTGGGGTGATGCGGTCGGGGGATGGCGAGATGACTTCTCGTATCCCTTTGGCTTGTAAGGCAAATTCGTTGCCGGACTGAACAAAAAATCGCAGGTGTAAATCACCTTCTGGGCTTTCTAGTTCTTGAAATTCTGCTGCTGAGTCTGGCCCAATGCCTGTTAAAAAGTCTGGGGTTCCCACCATTGTTTATTTGGCCTCCGATGTTTCCTTGGGCTTGTATGGTTGGCTGTGTGGGTTTTTTTGGCGCGAGTTTGTTGGCTGTTGTTTTAGCCTCGCAATAGTTGTTTGACTGTGCCAACTAATTCTGTGGGCTGAAAGGGTTTTGCTATATAGGCATCGGCTCCTTGTTTCATTCCCCAGTAGCGGTCAAATTCTTCTCCTTTGGATGAACACATCACCACTGGTACGTTTTGGGTTTTGGGATCTGCTTTGAGCCGGCGGCATACTTCATAACCGTTCATGCGGGGCATGACAATATCCAATACTACTAAATCTGGACAGTTATCTTGGATTCGCTCTAGGGCTTCTACGCCATCCGACGCTACGGAAACGGTTAATCCGCTGCCTTTGAGGAGGTTTGAGATCATCTCCCGTTGCGTTACGCTGTCTTCCACAACTAGAACTGTACTCATAGATTCTTACCTGACAAGCTGGATCAAATATATTAACTATTAACGGTCTTCTAGCGTTTGCTGGCGCTATCTGTTGCTGTTATAGCCTTTTTTTTAAGGCTTTTTTTCGGGGGTGTTTTTGACAAGTACACCAGAGCAAATGTTATTTTGCTCACAACAGCTATGTTATGGCTGTTTGGGAGGTTTTTAGAGGAAATAGATACTATAATATTATATTTGCTCATCTTTTGGGTAAGATGGCCGGCGCTACTCTTTGTTTTGAGGAGCGCAAAGCCACAATGCTCAATAATTGCTTTGTGTTTTGCTTAAGCAAGGGGCTTATGGGCCGGTAGGGGTGGGTTTTTATAGTTTGGTTATTTTTATGGTTTGGTTTTTTTGAGGGTGTGTAGGCAATTTTTAGATAGATAGCCTTTGCTAATTACCACTATAACTTTAAGAGCGCCCCTAACCTGAGTTCTCACCTGTTGTGGTATTTTGGTGGGTTTGGCATGGTGTTGAAGTCAATTGAAGGGGGAGGCCGGTGGTAGGGGGCCAGAAATGTCTAGGTCAAGTTCGGCTTCAAGGGCGTCTTCTAGTAATTTTTCTGGTCGGGGTTGGGTGGGATCTCCGGGCCCGGCGTATTTTTCGACGAGCATGAGCAGTTCGCTTTCGCCAAAGGGTTTGGTGAGGTAGTCGGTGGAGCCTACCATGCGAGCTTTTACGCGGTCAATAAAGCCGTCTTTGCCTGTGATCATGCAAATGGGGGTTTGACGAAAGGCGGTAGACCGGCGCAGCATGGCGCAAATTTCATAGCCATCGAGTAGGGGCATGGTGATGTCGCATAAGATCAAGTCGGGTTTGAGTTGAAATACGAGGCTGAGGGCTTTGACGGGGTTACTGATGCCGCTGGCTTCGTAACCGTGTTGGCTGAGAATATATTCGACTGATTTGCGGACGGCTACTTCGTCATCAATGCAAACGATGCGGGGGACTTTGGTGGCGTTGGTAGGAAAGAGTTCCCACCGGCTGTTGCGGTCGTTTTGATTTAAAGGGCCGGTAAGCTGGACAAGTCCTTGCTGGACATAAGGATGTATGGCTCTGGCGACGGTGAGGACGTCACGGTTGAGATAACGAGCCAGCGCTCGGATGGTTGTTTGACCATCGGCCCAGCGGGTGAGGGTGTTAAAGGTGGGTTCGGGTAGGCTTTCGCGGAGTTTTTCAAAGTCAGTGATGATTGGGCATTGGTTAGGAGATTGGATGTGGGGGTGAAATTGCTTCCATTCTTGGATGCGCTGGACGATTTTGGGTACGCAGTTGCTAATCTCTAGGGTGGTGAGTTGGGGGGCTAGGGGGGCGCCCATCTCGAAGATAAATGAGCCGTTATGGAGATCGAGCAGATCAAAGAGGGTTTCGTTGATCATGCTGTGAATGATGTTCCGCCCTTGGGAGGGGGTGATGATCCGGTTTTCTAGCAGCGCCCACAGGTAGCCGTATTCTGGTGCGTTATTGGCCGGTGTGGTGGGGGTGTCGAGGGTGTTGAGGGCGCTTTCTGCTTTATACCGGCGCAGGTAGTCTCGCAGGCGCGATA
It encodes:
- a CDS encoding response regulator, which produces MLPEQQQRIMGYFIEEAKEHLNTIEHGLLNLQATIEDPEIVKEVFRAAHSVKGGAAMLGLTAIKTTAHLFEDCFKILEECPVVVDQKLETLFLKVFDAMQALLEQIQTGAGETPEVTAPLMANVEPTIAEITHHLKSLVSTSDSRLTSPKSPQNIPTLQPSAASLKTPTPYLNENLEVSALQLIFQSDVPQGLREMLELFKQQPTSQTRKKLQDICHRLIAAGEQFELQPWCDLIEAARQAINDPKHTFSSLAPVIIRDIKQAQEFVLAGKTNQIAISNNLQILQPPQTITNGSHKNPEKPDSKNHKSKNTATSFAMLPQQPNHNNSSEPATPASQKAGTSKNPAPSTRNAPAVNSGKRSRTVGPEVGMAELTSLADLFEGEAPELDSTWEAEEIIDSPKRQELSHLTQSASLGASSSEELDSDFADLLFEEDTGNHIEEITSVDELNNLFGDSLLNEDNWNQTETPHSTTDSPTTGTRRRNHPDLFSMQESADDLEALFAGNDADEDSPAPINPQNSVINQDSQKTMEWEELWNTPESETSPVNPPTALNTDTSLDFETLFDQKDNITKPETSNFNSTNTKNAVDSDSSLDLSELLSIGDFSETAASSLSVDLEEIKAEWGDLELDSASLFEEEFEPKTNNDDDFDAIFFQTPPQNSPALADSSLQSQSDDLDALFADLPELENKHNQEGVERRELKEEKTPPTDNLPTANSQIPTSDLNGEEDLFAEETSSFDNSFNELFEEKISENTAENSLSDELFGSDDGGVIIDADSLFDEELDLVFESDAGEATASTTDSLQSDDFGSLFFVDTLLTGNKTKNSRKFLEEVQPKNNQEIIFEEELTFDELMGELEPAQETTAPLSSKAAPAQKPTPVIPVSEPVIEPKSKEKNSKSTETASFLLLEALLEQPCTEAFFDSQNNDPATLFTELEALLDRPSIPPAAPQPTLPQIIFPAQTNESQEAFMESLSDSDGMETDEFADLHELLRGAEKSLPGSRIAQKPVTGSGSVAGKKQKSFVEQTMRVPIKQLDNLSNLVGELVVNRNSLEQDQERLRQFLDNLLHQVSQLSDVGQRMQDLYERSLLEISLLSSRQHYQAMRSGKTNSHSTGAAFDALEMDRFTGFHTQSQEIIELIVRVRESAADIEFLVDETEQVTRQLRQITTQLQEGLTRSRMVPFSSIEKIFPLARAVRDKAIEHEKQAEVRLEGRDTMLDKLILEHLSDPLKHLINNAIAHGIETPAVRIAAGKPPVGRITIRSFHQGNQTVISFSDDGAGIDTEKVKRKAIEKKLITAAEAASMGRPDVYELLYHPGFSTMEKANMTAGRGVGMDVIRNDLSEIRGVISTDSSIGKGTTFTIRLPLTLSISKALCCISDRARIAFPMDGVEDMLDVPRDRVQITADGQMSIAWRDSMLSFRHLRELLGYNRHLGRGNVYGTNAEDDVISVVVLRSAGNYLALQVDQVLGEQEIVIKQLEGPVPKPVGVAGATVMGDGRIVAIADVLELIDLAAGRIRKEAGGNLWDDSANSVPVEIIEKNEPTVLIVDDSITVRELLSMTFNKAGYRVEQARDGQEAWEKLRSGLPCDIVFCDIEMPRMDGLELLSRMQKDAILTNLPIAMLTSRGADRHRQMAVSLGARGYFTKPYLEEALLEAATRMLKGEVLVMTKGE
- a CDS encoding methyl-accepting chemotaxis protein translates to MAPTTDYSQEYEKAQAAYTDGNYEEAAVILDRLVQEQPEDYSVRLLRGNIYCYVFNQYEQAREEYEAVLHLTSEPDYTDLANQGLAHTNQFLENSQEVNFDEMAFFEEPNAYNESSEIDNIPALDAFEQNSQTNNTLNTEALDELGDFDLSELEGNSFDLVGSEELESGEYGNPFLNESESEYSTDHNLISDNNSNQDIQDPFALHGNEIADYQESDLFNYQENHFGNQDSNDEDGFLGTDLPDFLSLEEMPSLEEIDSREDFAPPVATSDQKVGYGNTTKPNPEATLNNGNNIFIAPEENDLNGYNQDNYFGNGSFDGGEAFDDLDDAFGELEWPESANNNEALESAWQKATESNTDFSDPFAGEIDSTDSTTASLLQEQASHQEQGKRFPTKNAAFSEDATLLMGAEKLQAAGVDYFAETNSDLHSHNGENGSSNDYRALGATYTPTQKNNGYNGHRQRHEFDAFDSGDYEEDPFSEASLGSEFITTPNNQKGASPDSFEYLDEFEDFDDYGGIIPDFDLSEDSTGATSPSPAGFNFSGKSLPTPRPSKNSGFNSDLTDGSLIRDDEIFSIAGTSEPVPTFAQPDQSIEPTVTHEQGWLAFFENAPLPTKQLWTALTGAAVTMIATAAVSYTSAMIYPIPQLKNAAMSLAAGVASGLTTLGIGQLTSRQIKRSTDDLQSQFEAVSQGNLGARATVLSEDEFGALATKFNSMARIIFTTTSEAQRKAEEQEQAKEDLQRQVIRLLDDVEGAARGDLTVQAEVTADVLGAVADSFNLTIQNLREIVMQVKLAARQVTKGSADSESFARSLASDALRQAEELAATLNSVQVMTDSIQRVADSAREAEEVARLASATAIKGGEAVEQTVAGILEIRENVAETTRKVKRLAESSQEISKIVALISQIASRTNLLALNASIEAARAGEAGRGFAIVADEVRQLADRSAKSLKEIEQIVMQIQSETGQVMTAMEEGTQQVLHGTRLAEQAKRSLDEIIQVAQRIDVLVRSITADTVEQTETSRAVAQVMQAVELTAQETSQEAQRVSGALQNLVGVARDLLTSVERFRVDTTDR
- a CDS encoding chemotaxis protein CheW: MVGTPDFLTGIGPDSAAEFQELESPEGDLHLRFFVQSGNEFALQAKGIREVISPSPDRITPIPNVSSLLLGTLNVRGRVIWVADLGQFLGDTTPLNTDRPELPVIAVEDQDTILGLAVDRIVGMDWLDTAQLIRRTNAPDSMEPFLDGQWVLSGESERVLRLLDQVKILRSARWAT
- a CDS encoding response regulator transcription factor, producing MSTVLVVEDSVTQREMISNLLKGSGLTVSVASDGVEALERIQDNCPDLVVLDIVMPRMNGYEVCRRLKADPKTQNVPVVMCSSKGEEFDRYWGMKQGADAYIAKPFQPTELVGTVKQLLRG
- a CDS encoding response regulator codes for the protein MQGNLTEIDMRSILQLIELGQRTGELFVQAYSPAASTVIKTSDRQRRSDQQQQEQSWFVFFNNGQIIYATADSDSNISRLRDYLRRYKAESALNTLDTPTTPANNAPEYGYLWALLENRIITPSQGRNIIHSMINETLFDLLDLHNGSFIFEMGAPLAPQLTTLEISNCVPKIVQRIQEWKQFHPHIQSPNQCPIITDFEKLRESLPEPTFNTLTRWADGQTTIRALARYLNRDVLTVARAIHPYVQQGLVQLTGPLNQNDRNSRWELFPTNATKVPRIVCIDDEVAVRKSVEYILSQHGYEASGISNPVKALSLVFQLKPDLILCDITMPLLDGYEICAMLRRSTAFRQTPICMITGKDGFIDRVKARMVGSTDYLTKPFGESELLMLVEKYAGPGDPTQPRPEKLLEDALEAELDLDISGPLPPASPFN